A single window of Candidatus Hydrogenedentota bacterium DNA harbors:
- a CDS encoding alginate export family protein has protein sequence MRSLLKVTVFAALLVCMSVGTYAELQNVAVGGNVRIRGDVFEADDWDAIDTAFVEQRTRLSVKADFTDNVSALIELDSYDIWGEDFRSVYITGVDGRAASGDDVEVYQSYIEASEMWDTPLMLRVGRQELQFGSEWLLGNNDTSALFRGLSYDAVLLNYGTDMVSLNAFWGKLNETFSDFGNDDVDLYGIYGSYLGLEDVVIDAYWLFIRDDESLTAADIDLHTIGLRGAGEIGAFDFEAELAYQFGEWELPGILWWDDDADIDAFGGNLELGYTFDMSWQPRVYLGMAYLQGGEEDDGWLWWDDEDEIGFNRLFSDWEYTEILDNTVAADLSNVIIYRAGLSVQPTESLDLALALTYLEVDEALEGGWWFWSWEADEDLGLEVGLYADYQYSEDLVFRAGWAHLFADDGLEEGNLVGLNGLAPVVADDDEDVDYLFLETEISF, from the coding sequence ATGCGTTCTTTGTTAAAGGTAACGGTTTTCGCGGCGCTTCTGGTGTGCATGAGCGTCGGCACGTATGCCGAACTGCAGAATGTGGCAGTCGGCGGCAACGTCCGCATTCGCGGCGATGTGTTCGAAGCTGACGATTGGGACGCGATCGACACGGCGTTCGTCGAACAGCGCACGCGCCTGAGCGTGAAGGCTGATTTCACGGACAACGTGAGCGCGTTGATCGAGCTCGACAGCTACGACATCTGGGGCGAAGACTTCCGCTCTGTTTACATCACCGGCGTTGACGGCCGCGCCGCCAGCGGCGATGACGTGGAAGTCTACCAGTCGTACATCGAAGCGAGCGAGATGTGGGACACCCCGCTGATGCTGCGCGTCGGCCGCCAGGAACTGCAGTTCGGAAGCGAATGGCTGCTCGGCAACAACGACACGAGCGCCCTGTTCCGCGGCTTGTCGTATGACGCCGTCTTGCTAAACTACGGGACGGACATGGTCAGCCTCAACGCCTTCTGGGGCAAGCTGAACGAAACCTTCTCGGATTTCGGCAATGACGACGTCGACCTGTACGGCATCTATGGCAGCTACCTCGGCCTCGAGGACGTGGTCATTGACGCGTACTGGCTGTTCATCCGCGACGACGAGTCGCTGACGGCCGCCGACATCGACCTGCACACCATTGGCCTCCGCGGAGCTGGTGAAATCGGTGCATTTGACTTCGAAGCCGAATTGGCGTACCAGTTTGGCGAGTGGGAGTTGCCCGGCATTCTGTGGTGGGACGACGACGCGGACATCGACGCGTTCGGCGGCAACCTGGAACTGGGTTACACCTTCGACATGAGCTGGCAGCCCCGCGTGTATTTGGGCATGGCCTACCTCCAGGGCGGCGAAGAAGATGACGGCTGGCTCTGGTGGGATGACGAGGACGAAATCGGTTTCAACCGTCTGTTCTCCGATTGGGAGTACACCGAAATCCTGGACAACACGGTTGCGGCTGACCTGTCCAACGTGATCATCTATCGCGCCGGCCTGAGCGTGCAGCCGACCGAGAGCCTGGACCTGGCCCTCGCGCTCACCTATCTCGAAGTGGATGAGGCGCTCGAAGGCGGCTGGTGGTTCTGGTCTTGGGAAGCCGACGAAGACCTGGGTCTGGAAGTCGGGCTCTATGCCGACTATCAGTACAGTGAAGACCTGGTCTTCCGCGCCGGTTGGGCGCACCTCTTCGCCGATGACGGCCTGGAAGAGGGCAACCTGGTCGGCCTGAATGGTCTGGCCCCGGTCGTTGCTGACGATGATGAAGACGTTGATTATCTGTTCCTGGAAACGGAAATCAGCTTCTAA
- a CDS encoding alginate export family protein: MHFLRPLIIATLAVCMGIGAFAELQNVAVGGSLRIRGNMYESDDWAPFDVSSVEQRTRLSVKADFTDNVSAFLELDSYDVWGEDFRSNYITGVDGRAASGDDVEFYQSYIEVNQMWDTPLMLRVGRQELSFGSEWLMGTNDTAAFFPGLSYDAILLNYGTDMVSINAFWGKLAETFGDFGNDDVDLYGLYGSYLGLEDVVIDAYWLFVRDDESGAFSPAFPDIGLHTVGLRGAGEIGAFDFEAELAYQFGEADLPDFLWWDNDFDYDAFGGNLELGYTFDASWQPRIYIGMAYLEGAEDNDGILGWDLEEDLSFNRLFSNWEYSEFLENTDLSNAIVYRAGIGVQPSESLSLLLALSYFQADVAEDYGMWFWEWTADDDLGLEAGLYADYQYSEDLVFRAGYAHLFVDDGIEDGNWVNLNGLAQLAAPDDDDLDYVFVETEISF; this comes from the coding sequence ATGCATTTTCTGAGACCATTAATCATAGCCACGCTGGCGGTGTGCATGGGCATCGGCGCCTTCGCAGAACTGCAGAACGTTGCGGTCGGCGGCTCGCTGCGCATCCGCGGCAATATGTACGAATCCGATGACTGGGCGCCCTTCGACGTCTCGTCGGTGGAACAGCGCACGCGTCTCAGCGTGAAGGCCGATTTCACGGACAACGTCAGCGCCTTTCTCGAACTAGACAGTTACGACGTCTGGGGCGAGGACTTCCGGTCCAACTACATCACGGGCGTCGACGGCCGCGCCGCGAGCGGCGACGACGTCGAGTTTTATCAGTCTTACATCGAGGTCAACCAGATGTGGGATACGCCGCTGATGCTGCGCGTTGGCCGTCAGGAGTTGTCCTTTGGCAGCGAGTGGCTGATGGGCACGAACGACACGGCCGCGTTCTTCCCCGGCCTGTCCTACGACGCTATCCTGCTGAATTACGGGACCGACATGGTCAGCATCAACGCCTTCTGGGGCAAGCTTGCCGAGACGTTCGGCGATTTCGGCAATGACGACGTCGACCTGTACGGCCTCTACGGCAGCTACCTCGGCCTCGAGGACGTGGTTATCGATGCGTACTGGCTGTTTGTCCGGGATGACGAATCGGGCGCGTTCTCGCCCGCATTCCCAGACATCGGCCTGCATACCGTCGGCCTCCGCGGCGCCGGTGAAATCGGCGCGTTTGACTTCGAAGCGGAATTGGCCTACCAGTTCGGCGAGGCGGACCTGCCGGATTTCCTGTGGTGGGACAATGACTTCGATTACGACGCGTTCGGCGGCAACCTGGAACTTGGCTACACCTTCGACGCCAGCTGGCAGCCGCGCATCTACATCGGCATGGCCTACCTCGAAGGCGCCGAGGACAACGACGGCATCCTCGGCTGGGATCTTGAAGAGGACCTCAGTTTCAACCGCCTGTTCTCGAACTGGGAGTATTCCGAGTTCCTCGAGAACACCGACCTCTCCAATGCCATCGTCTACCGCGCCGGAATCGGCGTCCAGCCATCCGAGAGCCTCAGTCTCCTGCTCGCATTGAGCTACTTCCAGGCGGACGTGGCGGAAGACTACGGCATGTGGTTCTGGGAATGGACGGCGGATGACGACCTGGGGCTGGAAGCGGGACTCTACGCCGACTATCAGTACAGCGAAGACCTCGTCTTCCGCGCCGGTTATGCGCATCTGTTCGTGGACGACGGTATCGAAGACGGGAACTGGGTCAACCTGAACGGCCTGGCGCAGCTCGCCGCCCCGGACGATGATGACCTGGACTACGTGTTCGTCGAGACGGAAATCAGCTTCTGA
- a CDS encoding response regulator transcription factor, whose product MARIVIASTDGPSVAILSAELTAEGHDVAEALDGQDAYGMACDADLMFIDPNLPVFDGLELCAMIRSDPELPAALPLVLLASDAVDARKLESAGASCCFPKIHPAHELRELLAALLGEKARA is encoded by the coding sequence GTGGCTCGAATTGTTATTGCCAGCACGGATGGTCCGAGTGTTGCCATACTGTCCGCCGAGTTGACGGCGGAGGGCCATGACGTCGCGGAAGCGCTCGACGGGCAGGACGCATACGGCATGGCCTGCGACGCGGACCTGATGTTCATCGACCCGAACCTGCCCGTGTTTGACGGGCTCGAACTCTGCGCCATGATTCGCAGCGACCCGGAACTGCCGGCCGCCCTGCCCCTCGTGTTGCTGGCGAGCGACGCAGTGGACGCGCGCAAGCTGGAAAGCGCCGGCGCCTCATGCTGTTTCCCCAAGATTCATCCCGCGCACGAATTGCGCGAACTCCTGGCGGCGCTCTTGGGGGAGAAGGCCCGCGCGTAA
- a CDS encoding efflux RND transporter permease subunit, giving the protein MSLLSAPIRRPVAVACVVIGLSLLGLNVYRKMPLEFFPRVDMPYVTVITVYPGGSPLEIETDIAKRIEDVVVAIDGLKHVSSVCMDNVCQTFLEFNLNVDVDVAANDVREKIDLILNDLPSGCEKPKILKFDVNAQPIINLALKGRATLEELRDYAANTLKDRLTVISGVAEVQVIGGAEREVQVLLDRDKLAARGLSSMQIVEAIQKGIRTVPSGRVREDGIEYTVKFDAEYQNVDEIGDLELVSEDGSRCYLKDVATVRMTTAELRQASYIDGVPCIGIRVVKKADANAVQVVDAVRAAVARLNTMLPGDMELEWISDDAKMIQASVDSAVENIVQGILLTALILFLFLYNLRTTIIVAVSMPVTILVGVFCLTYWDYSLNFSTLMAAGLSVGILVTNSIVVLESIVTHFNRSGNPKEASIQGASGIAVAVVASAGTNLVVLFPVAAMKSQIGMFLAPFAVVMILMTAASLFVSFTLTPLLSAVLLKPAPADRKGLLRRVEAVWNRGFDRFSSWFGVMLDFFERRRWAAVLVLVLALAAFLHAMWLTPSLGFDFFPEEDGGEIVVKLEFPTHYDLDRTIGRVKDAERLLSDLPEVQKVFTTVGKAEGIFGRSSEGVYLGQLLMVVSDKTDRDISINEIMDNVRARLASFPDCLLSVSQPTAIGGTSSEVELEIAGESLDVLDALALKSLTLVNGIPGFADPDTTVRPGKPELRVRPNRAVLSDLDIPATGVGLTLRANLEGIDAGVYKQGDRNYDIVVKMQEQEGKDQVEQFLFPGPPGRPLLLTSLASVEETRAPIRITRKDKERISKLFSNLEGWKPLGNAVMELSAALGEKGEFPPGYRYRFSGLYEIMQEANMEFISAFVIAFILVYLTLAALLESFKQPFIILLTVPLGFIGVIWALYLTGNSVSMAVSLGAVMLIGIVVNNAILIIDEANAQVAQGIPRHQAMERAAASRLRPIVMITLAAVLGMLPLAVDSSLGSEPRVPLGIASIGGILISAVLTLVVIPVVYNLFTRRSK; this is encoded by the coding sequence ATGTCGCTGTTGAGCGCGCCGATTCGACGCCCCGTCGCGGTGGCTTGCGTGGTCATTGGCCTGTCGCTGCTGGGGCTGAACGTCTACCGGAAGATGCCCCTGGAGTTCTTCCCGCGCGTGGACATGCCGTACGTCACGGTGATCACCGTGTATCCGGGCGGCAGCCCCCTGGAGATTGAAACCGACATCGCCAAGCGGATCGAAGACGTGGTGGTCGCCATTGACGGGCTGAAACACGTCTCGTCCGTCTGCATGGACAACGTGTGCCAGACCTTCCTCGAGTTCAACCTGAACGTGGACGTCGACGTTGCGGCCAATGACGTCCGGGAGAAGATCGACCTCATTCTGAACGACCTGCCGTCCGGTTGCGAAAAGCCAAAGATCCTCAAGTTCGACGTGAACGCGCAGCCGATCATCAATCTGGCCCTGAAGGGCCGCGCTACGCTGGAGGAATTGCGCGACTACGCGGCCAACACGCTCAAGGACCGCCTGACCGTGATCTCCGGCGTCGCGGAAGTGCAGGTCATCGGCGGGGCGGAACGCGAGGTGCAGGTCCTTCTGGACCGGGACAAGCTGGCGGCGCGCGGCCTGAGCAGCATGCAGATCGTCGAGGCAATCCAGAAAGGCATTCGTACCGTTCCTTCGGGCCGCGTGCGCGAGGACGGCATCGAATACACGGTTAAATTCGACGCCGAATATCAGAACGTGGATGAGATCGGCGACCTCGAACTCGTCAGCGAGGACGGGTCGCGCTGCTACCTGAAAGATGTTGCGACGGTGCGGATGACCACGGCGGAACTGCGCCAGGCCTCCTATATCGACGGCGTGCCGTGCATCGGCATTCGCGTTGTGAAGAAGGCTGACGCCAATGCGGTCCAGGTCGTCGATGCCGTGCGCGCGGCGGTGGCCCGGCTCAATACCATGCTGCCCGGCGACATGGAACTCGAATGGATTTCGGACGACGCAAAAATGATCCAGGCGTCGGTCGACAGCGCCGTCGAGAATATCGTGCAGGGCATCCTGCTGACAGCGCTGATCCTGTTCCTGTTCCTGTACAACCTCCGCACGACCATCATCGTCGCCGTGAGCATGCCGGTCACTATTCTCGTGGGCGTGTTCTGCCTGACCTACTGGGACTACAGCCTGAACTTCTCGACCTTGATGGCGGCCGGCCTGTCAGTTGGCATTCTGGTAACGAATTCGATCGTGGTCCTGGAAAGCATTGTGACGCACTTCAACCGCAGCGGCAATCCGAAGGAAGCCTCGATACAAGGGGCGTCGGGCATCGCGGTCGCGGTGGTCGCCAGCGCGGGCACCAATCTCGTCGTGCTCTTCCCCGTGGCGGCGATGAAATCGCAGATCGGCATGTTTCTCGCACCGTTTGCGGTCGTCATGATCCTCATGACTGCCGCATCGCTGTTCGTTTCGTTCACGTTGACGCCCCTCTTGTCGGCCGTGCTCTTGAAACCGGCCCCGGCGGACCGGAAAGGTCTGCTCCGGCGTGTGGAGGCCGTGTGGAACCGGGGCTTTGACCGCTTCTCATCCTGGTTTGGGGTAATGCTCGACTTTTTTGAGCGGCGGCGCTGGGCCGCCGTGCTAGTGCTCGTGCTGGCGCTCGCGGCGTTTCTGCATGCAATGTGGCTCACGCCCTCTCTCGGTTTTGACTTCTTCCCCGAGGAGGACGGGGGCGAGATTGTGGTCAAACTCGAATTCCCAACGCACTACGACCTCGACCGGACCATTGGCCGGGTGAAGGATGCCGAACGGTTGCTGTCCGACTTGCCGGAAGTCCAGAAGGTCTTCACCACGGTGGGCAAAGCCGAGGGCATCTTTGGGCGCTCCTCTGAAGGTGTTTACCTCGGCCAATTGCTGATGGTCGTTTCCGACAAGACGGACCGGGACATCTCGATCAACGAGATTATGGACAACGTGCGCGCGCGCCTTGCGAGCTTTCCGGATTGCCTCCTGTCTGTATCGCAACCCACGGCGATAGGGGGAACATCTTCGGAAGTGGAATTGGAGATCGCGGGCGAAAGCCTGGACGTGCTTGATGCCCTCGCTCTGAAATCATTGACGCTGGTGAACGGCATCCCCGGCTTCGCCGACCCCGACACAACGGTCCGTCCGGGCAAGCCGGAGTTACGGGTACGCCCGAACCGGGCCGTCCTTTCGGACCTGGACATCCCCGCGACAGGCGTCGGCTTGACCTTGCGCGCGAACTTGGAGGGTATCGATGCGGGCGTGTACAAGCAGGGCGACCGCAACTATGACATCGTCGTGAAGATGCAGGAACAGGAAGGCAAGGATCAGGTCGAACAGTTCTTGTTTCCCGGGCCGCCAGGCCGTCCATTGCTGCTGACAAGCCTGGCAAGCGTCGAGGAGACGCGGGCGCCCATCCGGATCACGCGCAAAGACAAGGAGCGCATTTCGAAGCTCTTTTCGAACCTCGAAGGATGGAAGCCCTTGGGCAACGCGGTCATGGAATTGTCCGCCGCTCTCGGCGAAAAAGGCGAATTCCCCCCCGGATATCGCTACCGGTTTTCCGGCCTCTACGAGATCATGCAGGAGGCCAACATGGAGTTTATCAGCGCGTTCGTGATTGCCTTCATTCTGGTGTACCTGACCTTGGCCGCATTGCTGGAGTCGTTCAAGCAGCCGTTCATCATCCTGCTGACGGTGCCGCTGGGCTTCATCGGGGTAATCTGGGCGCTCTATCTCACCGGCAATTCCGTATCGATGGCGGTTTCCCTTGGCGCCGTCATGTTGATCGGCATCGTTGTCAACAACGCCATCCTGATCATTGATGAGGCCAATGCGCAGGTGGCCCAGGGGATACCCCGCCATCAGGCCATGGAACGCGCCGCGGCCAGCCGGCTGCGCCCCATTGTCATGATCACCCTGGCGGCCGTGCTGGGCATGCTGCCGCTGGCCGTCGACAGCAGCCTCGGCAGCGAACCGCGCGTCCCGCTGGGCATCGCCTCGATTGGCGGCATCCTGATCAGCGCGGTTCTGACGCTGGTCGTTATTCCGGTGGTCTACAATCTGTTCACGCGGCGCAGCAAGTGA
- a CDS encoding CerR family C-terminal domain-containing protein, translating to MERPLDTKAALLEAAGELFAELGFEGASVRAIAERAGTNVASVNYHFGSKERLYAELLQRVLLTIRGADIEEFLRPPERIATPDGAASVVREVVRARFASYFSDTHPSWYRRLVMRSLIEPSAVLQRLMRDVFVPEHAALSRVFRGVNPSLTEEEISLFSFTLTGQIAFFGFAEIPILAILGRDRYDGAFLEAAADHVATSVIAALGLK from the coding sequence ATGGAACGCCCCCTGGATACGAAGGCCGCGCTGCTCGAAGCCGCAGGCGAATTGTTCGCCGAGCTAGGTTTCGAGGGGGCAAGCGTGCGCGCGATCGCGGAGCGCGCGGGGACGAATGTTGCGTCGGTAAATTACCATTTCGGCAGCAAGGAGCGCCTGTATGCCGAGTTGTTGCAGCGGGTGTTGCTGACGATTCGCGGGGCGGATATCGAGGAGTTTCTTCGGCCGCCGGAGCGCATTGCGACGCCGGACGGCGCCGCGTCGGTGGTCCGGGAAGTGGTCCGGGCGCGTTTCGCTTCGTATTTCTCGGATACGCATCCGTCGTGGTACCGGCGTCTGGTGATGCGCAGCCTGATCGAGCCCTCGGCGGTGTTGCAGCGGCTGATGCGCGATGTGTTCGTTCCGGAGCACGCGGCGTTGTCCCGGGTGTTTCGCGGGGTGAATCCCTCGCTGACGGAAGAGGAGATTTCGCTGTTTTCCTTCACGCTGACGGGGCAGATCGCGTTTTTCGGCTTCGCGGAGATCCCGATTCTGGCCATTCTGGGCAGGGATCGGTACGACGGCGCATTTCTGGAAGCGGCGGCGGACCACGTGGCCACTTCCGTGATTGCGGCGCTGGGGTTGAAGTAG
- a CDS encoding DUF4091 domain-containing protein — translation MFSALLFSLLAAASTEVWTTPTLSPPWDADRGGVDVSQEARLYAAQGEFESFLLFVRAGRKGVKGLALECEAGSALPPPTFYEAGPAYALKPSSRMIAPGAAWPDALAPVAPRDLASAETAVFWVCFEVPRGARPGVHETTVRVMSGKRRVRTVPVRVEVFAFALPEVPSLRVYATLDRGAMRRIYGLDEIDLEGWKPVYDALAPLRISYSVWDGSAELVRIDATGRAETGAWKEHLAYAVNAARMAAIDAGASGRLALLVPPPPPGEPQDPLQFLLHDMGNWLAERGWLERAFIETVIPAQRDQWPGALATLHRIWRADKRFNRLIATPLHPHWERYAEIWTAPYLAYEPEYAQRLRTGVSLVEGPAPQVRARASSCGASAEGAPTLAQDACDGSLVSAWRPERAAGSRDTAWIEFGFEAPLPLRSLRVVWAAERAPEGLAVETSYNGNAYAPSTAAWQHRSLWGTCPRVESMASLAYEKEVLGARVAFRCDGNAPPAIAEVSFNPTEGQDTRPPDAPRVATWLQIRNDAFPSLALDAHPAEARLVAWVCHSRGLEGCHAGHLNHWPGEWLPGMPVIRMDEAARQMLVYPGAAGCTPSARAMRLRDGIEDFEYMKALEDAVLQGRASVEEARRVLPPILFGPQPMPEELTELTRRMMEIRVAVGRALSALPGREN, via the coding sequence ATGTTCTCCGCATTGTTGTTCAGCCTGCTGGCGGCGGCCTCGACCGAAGTGTGGACGACGCCCACACTGAGCCCGCCCTGGGACGCGGACCGCGGGGGCGTCGACGTGTCGCAGGAGGCGCGGCTCTATGCCGCACAGGGCGAATTCGAGTCCTTCCTGCTCTTCGTCCGTGCGGGCCGCAAGGGCGTTAAGGGCCTCGCTCTTGAATGCGAAGCCGGGAGCGCGCTGCCGCCACCCACGTTCTATGAAGCCGGTCCGGCATATGCGCTGAAACCCTCGTCCCGCATGATTGCGCCGGGCGCCGCATGGCCGGACGCGTTGGCGCCGGTTGCGCCGCGCGACCTGGCGTCGGCCGAAACGGCGGTCTTCTGGGTCTGCTTCGAGGTTCCGCGCGGCGCGCGCCCCGGCGTCCACGAGACCACTGTGCGTGTCATGAGCGGGAAACGGCGGGTCCGAACGGTGCCGGTCCGGGTCGAGGTCTTCGCTTTTGCACTGCCCGAAGTGCCGAGCCTGCGGGTTTATGCAACGCTCGACCGCGGCGCGATGCGGCGCATCTACGGTCTCGACGAAATCGACCTGGAAGGCTGGAAGCCCGTCTATGACGCCCTCGCGCCGTTACGCATCTCCTATTCCGTCTGGGATGGCAGCGCCGAACTCGTTCGCATAGACGCAACGGGGCGCGCGGAAACGGGCGCCTGGAAAGAACACCTTGCCTACGCGGTGAATGCGGCGCGCATGGCCGCCATCGACGCCGGCGCGAGCGGCCGCCTCGCCCTGCTCGTCCCGCCGCCTCCGCCCGGCGAGCCGCAGGATCCCCTGCAATTCCTGCTGCATGATATGGGCAATTGGCTGGCGGAGCGGGGCTGGCTGGAGCGTGCATTCATAGAGACCGTCATTCCGGCGCAACGGGACCAGTGGCCCGGCGCACTGGCCACGTTGCACCGCATCTGGCGTGCCGATAAGCGGTTCAATCGGCTCATCGCCACGCCGCTGCACCCGCATTGGGAACGGTACGCCGAAATCTGGACCGCGCCGTATCTGGCTTATGAGCCGGAGTACGCGCAGCGGTTGCGCACGGGCGTTTCGCTCGTTGAGGGGCCGGCGCCGCAGGTCCGCGCGCGCGCCTCGTCCTGCGGCGCATCCGCCGAAGGCGCGCCCACGCTGGCCCAGGATGCGTGCGATGGTTCGCTCGTGAGCGCGTGGCGGCCGGAACGCGCCGCAGGCAGCCGGGACACCGCATGGATTGAATTCGGGTTCGAAGCGCCGCTGCCCCTGCGTTCGCTGCGGGTTGTCTGGGCGGCGGAGCGCGCGCCCGAGGGTCTCGCGGTCGAGACTTCCTACAACGGAAATGCCTATGCCCCGTCCACGGCGGCGTGGCAGCATCGAAGCCTGTGGGGAACCTGTCCCCGCGTGGAATCCATGGCGTCTCTTGCCTATGAGAAAGAGGTGCTGGGCGCGCGGGTGGCGTTTCGTTGCGACGGAAACGCCCCGCCCGCTATCGCGGAGGTTAGCTTCAACCCCACGGAAGGCCAGGACACACGGCCCCCGGACGCGCCGCGGGTCGCAACTTGGCTGCAAATCCGAAACGATGCCTTTCCTTCGCTGGCGTTGGATGCACACCCGGCCGAGGCGCGCCTCGTTGCATGGGTCTGTCACAGCCGCGGACTCGAGGGATGTCATGCGGGGCACCTGAATCACTGGCCCGGCGAATGGCTGCCGGGCATGCCTGTGATTCGCATGGACGAGGCAGCCCGGCAGATGCTGGTCTATCCCGGGGCCGCGGGTTGTACGCCTTCGGCGCGAGCCATGCGCCTGCGCGACGGCATCGAAGACTTCGAATATATGAAGGCCTTGGAGGATGCCGTCCTTCAGGGCCGGGCCTCGGTCGAGGAAGCGCGCCGCGTCCTGCCGCCCATCCTTTTCGGGCCTCAACCGATGCCCGAGGAACTGACCGAACTGACAAGACGCATGATGGAGATTCGCGTTGCCGTCGGCCGCGCGCTCAGCGCCTTGCCGGGCAGAGAGAACTGA
- a CDS encoding efflux RND transporter periplasmic adaptor subunit, whose protein sequence is MARTTRVRMVLAGCTAAAALLLGAGTFLYASRYTNAAPGDAPRGADAPATTVEVMPLALRDFERRVQVQGTVEAKRTAVVSAKIPGSLEAIFVDEGDTVSAGQTHLFQTDALKLQKAVEVAQQNLAIARCGRREKEAYQERLTADFEKARIDYERHQLLYESNSIAVDVLEQQQSRYRQSVAMCKHAQSLVDLALEQERQAEAALAISQKDLGDTLVIAPLTGKVTHRFLEPGEMAGAGTPVLRIEDPSLVEVSAFLPSQYFAETVPGETQMRIRVYDIEVGDFPVSFRSPTINPKLRTFEVKCEIQDPPEGVVSGAMADIAVLLGQRRGFGVPKDAVQIRGDKPVIFGVEEGEARMLPVETGFEYEGMVEIAGDGLREGLPVIVVGQFHVQEGRRVAVRQETP, encoded by the coding sequence ATGGCAAGAACCACACGAGTGCGCATGGTGCTGGCGGGATGCACGGCGGCCGCGGCGCTGCTGCTGGGCGCGGGCACGTTTCTGTATGCCTCCCGTTATACGAACGCCGCGCCGGGAGACGCGCCGCGCGGCGCGGATGCGCCGGCGACGACGGTGGAGGTGATGCCGCTCGCGCTGCGGGACTTCGAGCGCCGCGTTCAGGTGCAAGGCACGGTCGAGGCGAAGCGGACGGCAGTGGTGTCCGCGAAGATACCCGGTTCTCTGGAGGCGATCTTCGTTGACGAAGGGGACACGGTGTCGGCCGGGCAGACGCACTTGTTTCAGACCGACGCGCTCAAGCTTCAGAAGGCCGTCGAAGTGGCGCAGCAGAACCTCGCAATCGCCCGGTGCGGCAGGCGCGAGAAAGAAGCATACCAGGAGCGGCTGACGGCGGACTTCGAAAAGGCCCGGATCGATTACGAACGGCACCAGTTGCTGTATGAAAGCAATTCGATTGCGGTGGACGTGCTGGAGCAGCAGCAGAGCCGGTACCGGCAGTCGGTGGCGATGTGCAAGCATGCGCAAAGTCTGGTCGACCTGGCGCTCGAGCAGGAACGTCAGGCCGAAGCGGCGCTGGCGATTTCGCAGAAAGACCTGGGCGATACGCTGGTCATAGCGCCGCTCACCGGCAAGGTGACGCACCGGTTCCTCGAACCAGGCGAGATGGCGGGCGCGGGCACGCCGGTGTTGCGGATCGAGGACCCGTCGCTGGTCGAAGTGTCCGCTTTCCTGCCGTCGCAGTATTTCGCGGAGACCGTGCCCGGCGAGACCCAGATGCGGATTCGTGTATACGACATCGAGGTGGGCGATTTCCCGGTGAGTTTCCGCAGCCCGACGATTAACCCGAAACTGCGCACCTTCGAGGTGAAATGCGAGATTCAGGACCCGCCGGAGGGCGTGGTCTCGGGCGCCATGGCCGATATTGCGGTGCTGCTGGGACAGCGCCGGGGCTTTGGCGTCCCGAAGGACGCGGTCCAGATTCGCGGGGACAAGCCCGTGATTTTTGGCGTTGAGGAAGGGGAGGCGCGGATGCTGCCGGTCGAGACGGGCTTCGAGTACGAGGGCATGGTGGAGATTGCGGGCGACGGGCTTCGTGAAGGATTGCCGGTCATCGTTGTAGGCCAGTTTCACGTGCAAGAGGGCCGTCGCGTCGCGGTGCGGCAGGAGACCCCATAA